A region of Anopheles merus strain MAF chromosome 2R, AmerM5.1, whole genome shotgun sequence DNA encodes the following proteins:
- the LOC121590826 gene encoding uncharacterized protein LOC121590826 — translation MGANFLIMLGTIVVPLVVICFVSIVTFVNLYLNVRRRFPAKVNCWFCNHDTHVPYEQSNSFVCPACKQYNGFSADGDYNREIPEQYQQRLNNYHYHHPSNVTDDDKWDSSTVRSVAGSGRPQPTSNGLCFGCNRNQELKIHQLASFVPENEDNYDAEVEEYRKQLEQAYKLCGRCERVLKRTLNDVKRNILGSKLAQIGSKSLTALDMHIRASGKQLAHQKRQRWAKVCVWAITGLLAVKLQHHFADSGWTVAELMLHCPTAILSAFNMALSYGMAMRELFWNLADRLLAEPSVQQTTERFETIGYEIFLQYVPKSVVQTSAHYLESLSAQVPHERSSPALLNAAIVALAALLASLGSQRTIVKQLLIVVLCAADCAVVFAEAKNAATIAFLLTSGALVVSLSCLGQRLIRSDVPASNLNSSFHKIYSQQCKESDYSDAETSTVGERDTSFTGPGQGHGSFGSKSPPLLHRTIVGVGDMSGKSLDTTKSGSPSGMSFSTTNPFLMADGSPPLGCGSKISGSLFNVAACADHRSSSIGPADKESLFSGRTIVSSNHHPSSAHSLLKTPSFSVDNFQTVSHGLTHRRNHSRFSGPANNQFHYSMSTINQQEEEDHPSPLIPDDIDRLSISGRVSLNSASVLSRSRVSLSGTTNPFAKKSLHEPEYDERVMLPSAGSLHHRARVFRAPEPFKGYAKDTLWTGGNGGGIGGSLFGGQLTHMSRTSSQSSGFESQAGTTRRNTPTEVDSVANVEMPSDELLSQHIASQPRSEQPSPVPSSASVFEWNNITGGASIFGSKATSSSQHQRSLFSEQNLFNSALQQPTAAIDGRMGPAQGGTTAGGGFTTMEGSGLFFPKLARTSTIGNGSTATGSTITAHMAARHIFPPQQSKTPSYHHQFSHNTTTTTATGVCTPFGNTASFASKAPPSSPASLAGSSHYTSTKSTATGRASLLNISKFTHELSHNGTLPTA, via the exons ATGGGCGCGAACTTTCTAATCATGCTGGGCACGATCGTGGTGCCCTTGGTTGTGATCTGCTTCGTGTCGATCGTTACGTTCGTTAATCTGTACTTAAACGTCAG GAGACGCTTCCCGGCAAAGGTAAACTGTTGGTTCTGCAATCACGATACGCACGTGCCGTACGAGCAATCCAACTCGTTCGTCTGTCCGGCGTGCAAGCAGTACAATGGGTTTAGCGCTGACGGTGACTACAACCGGGAGATCCCGGAACAGTACCAGCAGCGGCTGAACAACTACCACTATCACCATCCCTCAAACGTCACCGACGATGATAAATGGGATAGTTCCACCGTCCGGTCAGTTGCCGGCAGTGGACGCCCCCAGCCCACCAGCAACGGACTGTGCTTCGGGTGCAATCGCAACCAGGAGCTGAAAATACATCAACTCGCATCGTTCGTGCCGGAAAATGAGGATAATTATGATGCTGAGGTGGAAGAATACCG CAAACAGCTGGAACAGGCATACAAACTGTGCGGCAGATGCGAACGCGTGCTGAAGCGTACGCTGAACGATGTGAAGCGCAACATACTCGGCTCGAAGCTGGCCCAGATCGGTAGCAAAAGCTTGACCGCGCTCGACATGCACATTCGGGCGTCGGGGAAGCAGCTGGCCCACCAGAAGCGGCAACGCTGGGCGAAGGTGTGCGTCTGGGCCATCACGGGACTGCTGGCGGTGAAGCTGCAGCACCACTTTGCCGACTCGGGCTGGACCGTTGCCGAGCTGATGCTGCATTGTCCGACTGCAATACTTTCCGCCTTTAACATGGCCCTATCGTACGGCATGGCAATGCGCGAGCTGTTCTGGAACCTAGCTGACCGATTGCTAGCCGAGCCGAGCGTGCAGCAAACGACGGAGCGTTTCGAAACGATTGGGTACGAAATATTTCTCCAGTACGTGCCCAAGTCGGTGGTACAAACGTCCGCCCACTATCTGGAATCGCTATCGGCACAGGTGCCACACGAGCGCAGCTCTCCTGCACTGCTGAACGCTGCGATAGTAGCGCTGGCCGCACTGCTAGCCTCGCTGGGCAGTCAGCGAACGATCGTCAAACAGCTGCTAATCGTAGTGCTCTGTGCCGCCGATTGTGCAGTAGTGTTTGCGGAGGCGAAAAATGCCGCGACAATAGCATTTCTGCTTACATCCGGAGCACTCGTAGTATCGCTCAGCTGCCTAGGACAGCGTTTAATACGCAGCGATGTACCGGCCAGCAATCTCAACTCTAGCTTCCACAAAATCTACTCCCAGCAGTGCAAGGAAAGCGACTACTCCGACGCAGAAACAAGCACCGTTGGTGAGCGAGACACCTCATTCACCGGACCGGGTCAAGGTCATGGCTCGTTCGGTAGCAAAAGCCCCCCTTTGCTTCATCGCACCATAGTGGGGGTTGGCGATATGAGCGGTAAATCGCTCGATACTACAAAATCCGGCAGCCCTTCGGGTATGTCGTTCTCAACCACCAATCCGTTCCTGATGGCGGACGGATCGCCTCCGCTAGGCTGTGGCAGCAAAATTAGTGGCTCTCTGTTCAACGTTGCTGCCTGCGCGGAtcatcgcagcagcagcattggaCCAGCCGATAAGGAGTCGTTGTTTAGCGGCAGAACCATCGTCTCGTCCAACCATCACCCTTCATCAGCCCATTCGCTGCTGAAAACACCATCCTTTTCGGTGGACAACTTTCAAACGGTATCACACGGCTTAACGCACCGGCGAAACCACTCTCGCTTCTCGGGACCGGCCAACAACCAGTTCCACTACTCGATGAGCACAATTAACCAGCAGGAAGAGGAGGATCACCCCAGCCCACTCATCCCGGACGATATCGATCGGCTATCGATCAGCGGGCGTGTGTCGTTAAATTCGGCTTCAGTGCTGTCGCGCAGCCGTGTATCGCTCAGTGGCACCACTAACCCTTTTGCGAAGAAGTCACTGCACGAGCCGGAATACGATGAGCGCGTGATGCTGCCATCAGCCGGATCGCTGCATCATCGGGCACGCGTGTTCCGTGCGCCCGAACCATTTAAAGGCTACGCCAAAGACACACTATGGACGGGTGGTAATGGTGGGGGTATCGGTGGCTCCCTTTTCGGTGGTCAGCTAACTCACATGTCGCGCACCTCATCCCAGAGCTCCGGGTTCGAATCGCAGGCCGGCACTACGCGCCGTAACACTCCAACCGAGGTGGACAGTGTGGCGAACGTCGAAATGCCATCCGATGAGCTACTGTCGCAGCATATCGCTTCCCAGCCCCGCAGCGAACAACCCTCACCAGTCCCATCGTCGGCGTCCGTTTTCGAGTGGAACAACATCACCGGAGGAGCGTCCATATTTGGCAGCAAGGCGACATCATCCTCCCAGCACCAGCGCTCACTGTTTAGCGAGCAAAACCTCTTCAACAGTGCACTGCAACAACCGACCGCAGCAATCGACGGTAGAATGGGTCCCGCACAAGGAGGTActactgctggtggtggtttcaCGACGATGGAAGGATCGGGACTCTTTTTCCCCAAACTTGCCCGCACGTCCACCATCGGCAATGGGTCTACAGCGACCGGCTCTACCATTACGGCGCACATGGCCGCTCGTCACATTTTCCCGCCCCAGCAGTCCAAAACGCCATCCTACCATCATCAGTTTAGCCAtaacactactactactactgctacagGGGTGTGCACGCCCTTCGGTAATACTGCCAGCTTCGCGAGCAAAGCGCCACCCTCGTCACCGGCCTCGCTCGCCGGAAGCAGCCACTATACCTCAACCAAGTCTACTGCCACCGGCAGAGCAAGTCTGCTGAACATTAGCAAATTTACGCATGAACTCAGCCACAACGGAACCCTGCCCACTGCCTAA